Part of the Desulfurellaceae bacterium genome, GGTTCGATAGATAGCCGAAACCGCTCAGCCGAAAGGACACCCCATGAGCCGACTGCGCCAAGTCCCCAAAGCCGAAGCCTCAGCCGAAGTGCGGGCCATTTATCAGGAATTTTTCGGCGAGCGCGACCCGGTTGCCGAGCCGGGCACCGCAACCGGCACGCCCGGCGATTACTGGACGACGTTTGCCCTGGTTCCCGACCTGATGGTCCAGGCCCGGGATTGTCTGCTCGGCATGCTCGGGCCCGGCCGCCAGCTCGACCCCCAGCTGCGCGAGCTGGCCATCCTGCGGACCGGCATTGTCGGCGACTCCCGCTTTGAGTACTCCCAGCACCTGAAGGTCGCCCGGACGGTCAACATCCCGGAGGCCAAGCTGGCCGCCATCAAGGGCTGGACAACGAGCGAACTGTTCAGCCCGGCCGAGCGGGCGGTCATGGCGGCGACCGACGAGCTGTTGGCGCGCAACCTGGTCGAAGACGCGACTTTCGCCGAACTCAAGCGCCACCTGTCGGACCCGCAGATTCTGGAGCTGTTCTACGCCATCGGTCTGTGGCGCATGCACGGCCTCATTACCCGCGCCCTGCATCTGGAGTACGACACGGATACGACCGAGCGGATGCAGGAGGTGCCGGCGCCGCCGGCCGAGGACTAAACCCTGCTCCGTCCCGGCCGGCTCAGCCCGCTTCGGCAAAAAAGTCCAGCAGCTTTTGGGTCAAATACGCCGGCTGCTCCTCGGCCACCCAGTGGCCGCACGCGTCAATCTCCTCGCCCCGGACATCCTCGGCCAGGGCTTCGAGCGAGCGCTTGGTCTGCTTGCCAAAGCTGTATTTGCCGCCCAGGGCCAGGACCGGCATGCTGAGCTTGGTCTTGGCGTTTTCCGTATTGTGGTCAACATCGTCCCAGATGGCCCGGTAATACTCGAAGCCGGCCCGCATGCCGCCCGGTGAGGCGTAGCAGCGGACATACTCGTCAATGTCTTCCTCGCTGATGGCGCTCGGGTTGTAGGCGGTGCGGTAAAACCAGGACAGGTACAGGCGCTCCCGGCCCGCAATCAGCTGCTCGGGCAGGTCCGGCACACCGTGAAAAGAGAGATGCCACAGCCCGCCCCGCCGGGAGGCCTGGGGAATCTTTTCCAGCCCGGCGCCCGGAATCGGCACATCGAGAATCACCAACCGCCGGACATCCTGGCGGTGGGC contains:
- a CDS encoding carboxymuconolactone decarboxylase family protein, with protein sequence MSRLRQVPKAEASAEVRAIYQEFFGERDPVAEPGTATGTPGDYWTTFALVPDLMVQARDCLLGMLGPGRQLDPQLRELAILRTGIVGDSRFEYSQHLKVARTVNIPEAKLAAIKGWTTSELFSPAERAVMAATDELLARNLVEDATFAELKRHLSDPQILELFYAIGLWRMHGLITRALHLEYDTDTTERMQEVPAPPAED
- a CDS encoding alpha/beta hydrolase, coding for MPEVTLAHHTAAVNNVQLHYVTAGHGDPVVLLHGWPETWYQWRKIIPPLAQHYTVIAPDMRGLGDSSKPLTGYDKRTVADDIYQLVRRLGFERIFLVGHDWGGPVAYAYACAHRQDVRRLVILDVPIPGAGLEKIPQASRRGGLWHLSFHGVPDLPEQLIAGRERLYLSWFYRTAYNPSAISEEDIDEYVRCYASPGGMRAGFEYYRAIWDDVDHNTENAKTKLSMPVLALGGKYSFGKQTKRSLEALAEDVRGEEIDACGHWVAEEQPAYLTQKLLDFFAEAG